The genomic region CCGAGTCTTCTGGCGTGACGTCTTCAGGATCGCGGTAGCGAACGGAGTCGTCGCGGAAGTCGACGCCGGTGAAGGTGGATGTATTCGCCATACGGATATTGGCGATGCCGGAGGAGAAGAAGATGTAGCCGTCGGGATCGATCAGAGCCCATTGTCCTTTGTATTTGTGGGTACGGAAGTGGCCCGTCGCTTCGAACTTGGGGCCGTCTTTCCAGCCGCCCCAAGAGCTGCGGTCCTGCATGGGCTTTGATACGGCGAGCGCTCGCATCTCGGCGTCGGCTAGTTCCTTGAGGTGGCCTTCGTTGGTGACGTTGTACTTGATATCACGCTTAGCGTTTTGTCCGAATTCATCTACGATATCGACTAGGAAATCGGGATCGGTTTTGGGACTGGAAACGAAACGCAGGTTATCGATCACGACCGACTTATCGTGAATGATACTTTGAGTGCCGATTTTGAGCGACTTCACCTTTGAAAAGTCGACTGCGTATTTGTGTCCTCTCACGATCATGCGCGTCGCGTCGAGCGCGAAGGGATCGGGATCGTCGCGCAGGCCGTAGTCTTCGCCGAGGTGTTCGCTTTTCAGTTCGAAGTAGTAGCTACCCGAACTGCGAGCGGGGATTCCTACCGCTCGGCGGATATTATGCCCCTCGGCGTTTGTGACAGTGATGGCGAGGAATACTGAACGATCGCTGGGATTGTATGCGTCGTAGCGCAGATGGAAATCGCCGAGGCTGGTGGTGTCCCAGGGCTGGGCGGGAGTGATTTCGAAGCCGGCGAAATCGGTATCCACCTCGAAGTCGACCTGAAGGGCCTTTTTTCCGTCGCTCACGCCTTTGCCCGAGACGAGCTTGATCGTGGCATTTTCGGCCTTTGGATCAAGGCCGGCATCCGTCTTTTCGAAGGAGGTGATGGGGATTTCCCCAGCGGAGTTGGCAGCGCCAGCAGCGAGAAACGTGAGGACGCTAGCCCATTTCGATGGCGATACAGTAATTTTTCTTTTCTTCATAAAACTGTCCGAACGGCATTTTATCCTGTGTTTTGGTGTCCCATGCAGTTTGGCTATTTCTTTTGCTTCGCTAGACCGTTGGGGAGGGAATGCGAAAGGGTGCCTTTGCGCCGCGGTTCAGGCAGATTGGGAAGACGGTAACAGAGCGGCCCACTGAATGAGGTCGCTCTGTCGCTGTTTTAGAGGGATGTTACCAACGGAAGGTGTTGGTGAGCACCAAGGTCTGCGGGTTGCCTCTGCTGTAGGTCTGCACGATGGGAGTCGTGGGTGCGGAGGCAGCTACAGTGTGTCGGGTGACGAATGGGTCCTCGTCGCCGATATTGTTGATGTTTAGCTGAACTTTCCAATCTACACTGTCCTTCAGGATCTTGCGCTCGTAGGAGGCGTGTAGACCAACGTTAAAGGAGTCCTCTCCGAAGAAGGGGTTGTCTGCATCGACCACAAGTCCAAGTTCTGGGTCTTCGCGGAACGCAAAGCCGGTGGCTGGCTTGTCGCGCCAGATCGCGTTGCCACCGAAACTAATGCCTTTCATCGCTCCGTCTGAAAAGGAGTAGCTGGTCAAGAGAGTGGACTTGTACTGGCGTTCGTTGTTCTTGTAACCGCCGACTTGAGCGAGTTGAAGTGCGAGATCGGTCAGCATTTGGTCGTAGAGTTCGCCGACGGTGATCTCCTCTTCGCGATCGGGTACGATGACAGCTGCGTTGGACTGGAAGGTGGGGCCGTACTCATCGATCAGGTCGAGAGTTACGGGCACGACATTCGAATCGAACGTTTTGTAGTGATCGACTCCGAACATGATCCGCCAATTGCGGGTGATGTTTCCTGTCAGTTGGAATTCCCAGCCCTCGGATTTGAGGTCTTGGGTATCCGAAACCTGAGCGATGTCGTGGTATTCGTTGATGCCAACTGCACCGAACAGGTCGTCCAGGGCGAACCAGACAGGACGCCAAGAGACGGATGCGGTCGAGTTTTTTACGTCCATGTCGAAGATGGTAAATACTCCGCTGATTTTTCCATCCATAAGGCCGAATCGGAAACCAAAGTCTTCCGTCTCGCCTGTCTTTGCGGGTAGGGTGCTATTGTCTGGCCTGAGGTTGAAGTTGGAGGCAGCGAATGAGTCCGCTCGATTGAAGAAGAGTGAGAAGTGATCGATGGGGCCCGCGTTCTCGATAGCGTGAAATACGATGCCTTGATTCGCTGTGTTGGGCTTTGCCCCGGAATTCAAGGTATCGATCGCGTAACCAATTTCCCGAGCAGTAAATCGGACTTCTTCTCCCCCTGTGTCAGGCGCAGGGGAGGTACTGTATTGATAGATTTCGTCTTGGCGCCAACCAAGGGTAGGCACAATACGATCGTCCCAGAAGCGACCTTGCCAGACGAAGAGGGCAGAGTCGATTTCGGTTCTGTTGTTGGTGATGCCGCTGCCATTGATTCCGTTTTGCCAGCTGTAGTTGTTTCCTGGTACTGAGTTGAGCATGCTCTGAAAATCGCGACTCCAGGTCGGCCCCGAGAGCTCCTTATTCTCCAAGTCGACGTAAGTGATGACGCGTCCAAGGGTGGCGCTTTCGTCGGCCGCTGCCGTTCCTTCTGGGATGAGGCGCAGTACGTCCCAGTAGAACTCGTCGGTGTTCTGTTCGAGCATTGCCACAAAGTCATGTTTGCCGAGCCAGGCGAACCGGTCGTTCTCAGCGAAATCGTGCCGGACCGATCCGGACAGGCGCGCCCCTCGCAGGTAGCGATCCTGTTTCAGGCGGAAGCTTGGAGTCGCTAAGGCGAAATAATCGCCGAAGTGTGGATTCTCTGTGATCCCGTCGTCGAGGGTTGTGTTGGCGTCGACGAAGAGGTTGCTGTTGCCGGCTGCGATGAAGTCATAGAGCATGAACTCGTCGTTGTAGGCGAACTCGAGGTTTACTTTTTCGCTGGCCCGGTACTGGACAACGCCTTGGTAATTGCGTCCGGAGAAGTATTGCGACCCAGCAGTTCCGAAGAAGTTGAAGTCTAGTGGGGCGAATTCCAAAGGCAGTGACGCGGCCGAGCCGTTGATCAGCCGTGTAATGTCACCTTGGGCGAAATTTCGCAGGTTGATCATGCGTCCTGAACCATCATTGACAAAGGCGACTTGGTTGACGCTCGTCATCCGGGCAGTTCCCGATGGGTAGGACTCGGCGGGGATGTCTTCGCTTGCTGAAATATCGACTCCCGGGCGTCCGGCTGCGATCCAAGCTGAGACACGATCGCTGCCCACGGAGGGGTCCACGGCGGCTCGGTCCCAAGTCATGTGTTCGGTTCGGAACTTGACGGATAGCTTGTCGTTCGGCGTGTAGTTAATTGCCGAGTATATGCGGCGTTGGTCTTGGAAGCCCGGTTCTATCCAGTGGTCTTGCTCGTCGCTGAGCAGATCGATTCGAGCAGAGAGAACATCTTCAATGAGTACGCGGTTCAGTCCGATGCTGGCACGTAGCGAACCGTGCTCGTCGATGCGGATTTCGGCCTCGTTGGAATTGGAAAAAGTGGCGTCCTTAGTGGTTCGGTTTACCAATCCGGCCGGTTCTCGTGTTACTCCGAAAAGCACAGCGTTGGGGCCGCGGGAAATTTCGAAACGTGAAGCGTTGTAGGTGTCGGAGGGGATATTGGAACGAAACTGGTTGCGTACAATGTTCTCGACTTGGACACCGCGGAAGATCGTGTTGTCGCCCCAGAATTGAGAGCGGGCGTTGCCTCCTCCGAATTGGGTGTCGCTTCGTTCGGCTCCTGGTGTGTAGATGAGCATGTCATTGACGCTCGATGCTGCGGTGTCATCCCAGAACTGCTCGGTTAGGATCGACATGGTGGTCGCTAGGTCCTTGACCGCAGTGTTGAGTCGAGTGCCGGAGAGCGTGTTTTCCGCGACGTATCCGGAATCGTTGGACGAGTTGACTTCGAAGGGAGAGAGCTCGAATATTTCCTCTTTTTTGTTTTCGCTTTCTTGTCCGTGTCCGGCCATAGCGAGGTTCGACATCAGGATT from Pelagicoccus sp. SDUM812003 harbors:
- a CDS encoding TonB-dependent receptor plug domain-containing protein; translation: MNKQPKASACAATPRENNARKRGSTTYRFALAILMSNLAMAGHGQESENKKEEIFELSPFEVNSSNDSGYVAENTLSGTRLNTAVKDLATTMSILTEQFWDDTAASSVNDMLIYTPGAERSDTQFGGGNARSQFWGDNTIFRGVQVENIVRNQFRSNIPSDTYNASRFEISRGPNAVLFGVTREPAGLVNRTTKDATFSNSNEAEIRIDEHGSLRASIGLNRVLIEDVLSARIDLLSDEQDHWIEPGFQDQRRIYSAINYTPNDKLSVKFRTEHMTWDRAAVDPSVGSDRVSAWIAAGRPGVDISASEDIPAESYPSGTARMTSVNQVAFVNDGSGRMINLRNFAQGDITRLINGSAASLPLEFAPLDFNFFGTAGSQYFSGRNYQGVVQYRASEKVNLEFAYNDEFMLYDFIAAGNSNLFVDANTTLDDGITENPHFGDYFALATPSFRLKQDRYLRGARLSGSVRHDFAENDRFAWLGKHDFVAMLEQNTDEFYWDVLRLIPEGTAAADESATLGRVITYVDLENKELSGPTWSRDFQSMLNSVPGNNYSWQNGINGSGITNNRTEIDSALFVWQGRFWDDRIVPTLGWRQDEIYQYSTSPAPDTGGEEVRFTAREIGYAIDTLNSGAKPNTANQGIVFHAIENAGPIDHFSLFFNRADSFAASNFNLRPDNSTLPAKTGETEDFGFRFGLMDGKISGVFTIFDMDVKNSTASVSWRPVWFALDDLFGAVGINEYHDIAQVSDTQDLKSEGWEFQLTGNITRNWRIMFGVDHYKTFDSNVVPVTLDLIDEYGPTFQSNAAVIVPDREEEITVGELYDQMLTDLALQLAQVGGYKNNERQYKSTLLTSYSFSDGAMKGISFGGNAIWRDKPATGFAFREDPELGLVVDADNPFFGEDSFNVGLHASYERKILKDSVDWKVQLNINNIGDEDPFVTRHTVAASAPTTPIVQTYSRGNPQTLVLTNTFRW